Below is a genomic region from Raphanus sativus cultivar WK10039 chromosome 4, ASM80110v3, whole genome shotgun sequence.
AAAAGAAAAACACGGTGACCATTGAAAAATTCAACGCCAATCCATCTCGATTCCGACACCGCCGGAGTTCCCGTCTCCGTCGTAGATCTTCTGTTTCCGCTGTAAGAAAATGGAGGAACACCATTGCTGCATTTACTCGAAGATGCTCTCCAAATGCACCTTCGGTTCATTCCTAATCATCTCCTCAATCTTTCTAACGGTTCGTGTAGACGTGTAGTGTATGTTCTGTACCGATGTGGCAAACCTTTTCCCAAAGGACCTTCACCCTCTTCTTTCACTACTCTCATTGTTCTTGGTTCTGGTAAGAaggagttgatattataataattatatatagtaGTGTCTTATGCAATTGGATACAATGTGAATGTTGCATATCATTTGACTAGACtgaaatgtcttttttttttaattagggGGGCACACGGCAGAGATGTTGAGTCTTGTCTCTGTTATGCGGATGGATAGATATACACCCAGGTTTTACATTGCTGCTGCTACTGATAACATGAGTCTCCACAAAGCTCGTTCCTTTGAACACTCTCTACCTCACAaggtttatttttgttttgtcctTCTTCTTTGGATGATTCTTCGattgattagttttgttttctGTGGCTGTGATATATAGCCTGCTGTTAAGGAAGCCTCCTTACGGTTCACACAAATTTACCGGAGTAGAGAAGTTGGTCAGTCTTATGTGACTTCTGTTTGGACTACTATTCTTGCTATTTTCCATGCTCTTTGGCTCATGATCCGGATCAGACCACAAGTGGTATCATCTTTCTCTATATGCTTTCTAAAAGACCtcttcatcaaaaaaaaaaaaacatttgaaacagattattttattaattctgGTTCAAGTTTTTTTCAGATCCTTTGCAATGGGCCTGGGACCTGTATACCTCTCTGTGTGATCGCTTTCTTGTTCAAGGTATACTATACACACTTCAAAACTGTTGTACTACTCAGTTGTTTTGCTTTGACTTTTTCGGTGAGCGTATGTTGGATGTCATTCTTCTTAGTTACGCCTTATATGTAGCATTTCATCAAGGTGCTTGTTTCACATATGGTTACAGGTTCTGGGCATCAGATGGTCATCCATCTTTTATGTTGAGAGTGTAGCAAGAGTTAAGAAGCTCTCTTTAAGTGGGTTGCTTCTGTATAAGTTAAGGATTGCTGATCACTTCTTTGTTCAATGGTCACATCTCCAAAAGAACTACCCTCGTGCTCACTATGTTGGCTGCCTCATGTAAAGCTCATTTCAGGAACCATCCTCACACATACATTGTCTACAATAACTTTGAATATAGCTACAAAGCCTACCACTCTCTCTTTATATACACGACTGAATCACATTTGGTAATACTGCTCTTCTTTGGTTGCTATGAACTCAAGTTTTAGCTACTGAAGTTCTGTAAACAGAGTCGTGCACTATTTAAATGAACTCAAACTGTACATAGAGACATGTATGTATCCCACTCGCATGGACCATTACAAAATCACACAAAAGAGCTctttatatatgattatatgCATGAACGTGCGCACACAACTTTGTGTATATGTTTGTGTAACCCATTCATACATCAACGTTTCACCAAGTTTGTATACCATCATCCTCCACAGGGTCTGTGTTACAAgtcttcttcagcttcttctcaTCAAGATAGTGCTGATAGACAAACGAAAGGAAGCCCCATATAGCTAAAACGATGGAGAAGATCTTGGATGCTTCCATCTCATCATGGAAAACAATCACAGCTATGACTGGTACTATAGGCAACCCCACAGCGGTTATGGAGTTGGAGAACACAGAGGACGACTCAAAGATCAGACCCACAAGACCAACAGTGTAGACTTGCCAAGAGATAGCTGCAGAGGCCAATGTCACAACATACGACACCTGCCCGAGTTTGTAgtttctcatctcactaggCAATGTTCTCCACTCTCCACTCGCGAAAAGACCGATGAGAACAACACAGCTCGCAACTAGAGACTGGTAGATGGTTAAGTCCATGACTACTGATGATGTATGCTCCTTGAAAACCTTCCTGAAGAGGAGTTGTATCAGAGATAGAAGCAGTCCTATCCCAGCTGAAGCACCGATGGTGCATATGAACCCTATCACGTACTGTACTCTTGAGACATGTGTTGTGTCTTGTGACTCGGTGTCGACCACGAGGAGAGCAGAGGAGACGGTAAGGAGAAACAAAGAGTTGACTATGAAGGGAGTGAACTTTTGTGAGTTAAGGAAGTAAGAGAAGAAGGCAGTGAATGCTAATTGCGAGGCTAAGATGAGGGAGAAAGTGGAAACAGGTAAGTAGAGTAAACCAATTGCGTAGAGATAAGCGTAAGCAGACAGTAGAAGTCCAGTGCACATGTATACTGATACAAGGGTTGTGAAGGAAGGGGACTGGTTGAAATCTGTATCTGTTGATTTTGGTTGTTGTCTGAGGTTTGAAAAGAAGTTGAAGAGGATCAAAACAGGAAAGCCAATGAGTGGGAGAAGTGTTACCACATAtgtgctctctccaccatttTCGTAGTACAGTCTACCGAGAATTGTAGCAAGCGGTTGGCAGAAGAGGACGAAGAACACATAGATGGAGAGACGGATCCACCTTTTATAGTTCTTGGTTTCAGatactgatgatgatgatgatgattcagtAGCCTCTATCAGGTTTGCTTCTAAGTTCTGGTCACCTGAAAATTTAACACTCATGTTATCAGATTTCATGAAAAAGAGTCAAACGATCTACACTATAAGCTGCTTCTTCCTTACCATTAGCATAGAGTTCTTGAGATCTGTCCATGACAAATTAAAAGGTGAGAAGAAAAATTGtgttaattgatttttatttgtttgagaccTCAACCTGATAGATAAATAGCCCCCACTCAAGTTGAATTATCAAACATGACAGACTTcaagtattttatttaaacagatgatggtggtggtgacAGGCGACAGCACATCAGAACATAAACTAGTATGCTCTTGTTGACTTTTTGACTTTTGAATTTTCTGCTTCCACTTGACTTGGAAACTTTGTGGCGGCtttaacaaaacatttttttttgtcagtatCTATTGATGTTGAGTCAGAAGTCAACAACGATACAAGAAGAAAACATTTTTCTCTAGGCACGTTCTTGCTTGATCAAAACACGAAAAACAGAACAAGAGATATCGTTTACCTCTTTGGATCTTTGTCTAAGCCTGAATGTTGTTACTGCTATcttcttgtgtttctttttcttcttcacgTTGAGGAATCTCTCTTGCTCTTCATCTCGCATTGGATCATCAACATATTGCTGCTAAGCGTAAGAAACAACCGAACAAGCTTGCCACGATATCGTTGCATGCACCAATAGGTAATAGCTTTTCCCAAGCTTAAACTCTACCATGTGTAGATGTTAAACTACTTACCTCCATTGACGTGAATATGATGGGAAAAAAAAACGTACGTGTTCCAAGAGGCCAAACAAAAGCACAAAAGTAATTAAACTACAACAAAAAAGGTTCATGAGATGATGAAAATTTTAGTGACATGGAGGTGGGCTTTGACTCCCAATGTATTTAGCTCTGACGTATCTACAAGAAGAAGAGACAGCTTCACTTCCTCCGTTGCTGCTCTCTTGTTTCCCACTTCCTCCAccagaagaataagaagaagctaGATAAAGATGAACATTCTCTAAGTACACTTTCTTACATGGCATTCCTTCGCTACAATGCAGCTGCACCGCGACCTTTGATGATGATGTTCCTCTTATATTCTTGAAGTATATCTCACTCAGCTTCACCTTCGACGGTACCTACAACAAGAAAATGGATCAGAACactttataatatttctaaacTAGAGAAAGTAGATAGAGACTTGAGTGTCAAGTAACACTCAcattggaagagcaagaagagaAAGGGCAATAAGACTGATCAATGATGATAGGATTAGTCACATTGTTCATAATAATGTTCTGAAAAGTCATGTTAGTAGCTGAACTTAGACCAGGAGAATCAGCCCAAGTTTTGATCCTTATCCCATTCGTTGTACCACTCATCTTGCAATCCCTCACCACTAGTCCCTTCACGTCTTTCTCATTTGGATATCTCCCTAAACTCCCAACGCTTtacacacaagaaaaaaaaacattttcagcAACAATagttaattaacaaaaaaattatgttacaTTTTATGATATTACCTGATACCATGTCCTGGTCCACATATGATACTTGTGATTGTGAAAAATTATGTTACATTTTATGATATTACCTGATACCATGTCCTGGTCCACATATGATACTTGTGATTGTGATCTGAGAGTTTCCCTGTCCTATAGACACACAATCATCTCCTGTTGCTATATGAGAACGGGAGAAGTAGACATTTGAGCTGCGTTCAATGTGGATTCCATCAGTGTTTGGACTATCAGAAGGAGCAGTTATGTTGAGTCTTGTCCCTTTGAAGTCTCTGCATTGTACTAGTGCTATGTGAAAGAACTTGCTGTTCACTGAACTTATCCTTCTTACTATTGTTCTGTTCATCCCCACAAACTTCAAGCtctgaaataatcaaattatcttctttaaaaataaagacAACATTTATAATCTCAAACGGTTCTTTTTGGGTTGTCTTACTGTTGGGAGGAGTTTGCAGTGAGAATCAGTAGTACAGTTATTGAACGGCCAAGCTAGGGGGCCTTGACCGTCAAGTGTTCCACCTCCGGTAAGTGTTAACCCGTTGATCCATCCAAACTCAATCCAACCACCGCCTGATCTGTACTTTGACAGATCAGTTGATGCCTTGAGATGACCCTAGTTTAGGTTTACGTGGGCAGCaagaaaacattaaacaaaacaaaagacagaTTCAGAGAGATTGAgttggagagaaagagagagatgaaacTACCTTTACTCGAACAGTGAGATTTGACACGTTAGTGCAAGGACCAGAGAATTTAATAGGACCAACATGAAACTCTCCTCTAGGAATGATAAGATCTACAGAGCTTGAAGATGACTTACACGCCTTGTCCCATGCTGCTACAAAGGCCTTCAAAGCATCTCAACTAGATAAgctgatttataataatataacaataatGAGTATATCAAAATGATAACCTTCGTGTGATCTCTATGGTCATTAGCTCGAGCACCAAAGCTACGGACATCAACAATAAGGAGAGAGCTTTTGTCTCCACGAACAACAAAACTGTAAGAAGATAATgcgaagaagacgaagagaaCTCTGAGGTAATGGAAAATCGTAAACTCCATCTCCACTATGCTCATGAAGGTGAAGAAACTGCTTTTGCAGCTGTAATTAAAAACGATAATGTTAAAAAAGTGAAAGAAACCGCTGTGAACTCCTTTCCCACTACTGAGAATTTACCGCGTGCGATCAGCGGAGATAAATGGGCTTTATTTGGGTTTTTATATCTTGGGCCCATTAATAAGCTATTATGTTGATAGAACTTAATCGGCCGATCTTCGAAATCAAAGAAATCGGTTGGGAGCTAATACACGTTGCATGGGCTTGGTGTATATGGCTTTTAGTCTAGATTTTGATTGGGTGATATATGGCCTTCTAGAGtgtaattctttttttcttttttttggtcgaaaGTGTTTAATTCTTTTGAAGtcttttttttactatatatatatatatatatatagatgaaaATCCGCAGCAAGTATACGTGCAGATTTTGTTATGTATAtgtttttacatttataattgatttaatctgtaaaaatagattaatatagTCTATATATCTTCGTTTgacaaaaatgtatatattcatttgacaaaaatgtatatattagtCCAGAACATCATGGCCCAATGGTAAGGACGGGCTCTTTTCTGCACCCAGGTTGTGAGTTCGAATCCTACTGGAGAGAATTAAGTCATGATTTCTGGACACCAACACGGATATGGACCTATACTTTAGGGCACATTTGCATATCCGGAGAGAGAGTCATCTGTGGGCTGCAACTCTCCTTGGAGATTAGTCTATGCTTTTCCATAGATCCGGGATACCccaggttaatcaaaaaaatgtatatattaaaatccCTATCTCGTAATAACATGCTACAATAGTAATGTATCACGAGTTCACGACATTTCAGGCTGCGTCCTTTCCATGCTAAATCTGCTGTATCACGTCAATTTACTGATTAAGTATAGATAGGCTGTGAAGTCTATAACGATGTGGTGATTTTTTAActgaatgataaaaaaaaatcattcctAGTACTGTAGTATATGATCACGTTAGGTTTGTTCCTTGATTCATGCATATGATACGGAATTAAAAAATGATGTACCTAAAACTTCGATTAATTAAATCTATCAGTTAAATAAAAAGAGACGTATCAAAGATGTATAAGAAGGATATTACCAGAAAGCTCCAATTATTGATTAAGAAGAAGAGGTAATTTGATCCATATATACTTTTTGTATAcactatttttaatatgttagtcAGAAGGAGGtggtataaaaaaaatataagcagGCCAactttatttcttatattgacAAAATAGGTGATTTGATACGTATATACTTTCTCTATAcactatttttaatatgttagtcAAAAGGAGGTAGTAAAATTGGAGTTAGTAAAATGTAAAACTGACCAACACGATTTCTAAAGCACATTTATTTGTAGGGGAATTTTAACAAGAGCCTCTTATTTGAATTTAGTGTTTGAATGTGAGGGGATAAGTTATGTTACCACGTTCGTCATTCACGGTTGGGTTCATGTGTGAAGAAATAAGAATCAAAATCCacttatttctattttaatttctatgaaaaaaatattatttcttttaaaagatgGGATCcacacatctttttttttatgataacaCAACCAATCGGTTGATACTTGATACTTATTGCTTGTTGGACAATTTTTACATTCCAACTGTTAGAAACGATATCTACGCCTAAAATGGTTTTGATGTCTCATGTctgtataatattttgtattcgGAAAATctaaggaaatatttataacatgttatataaattattcCTTCAAATTGAAAAAGACATAtcaaattgtttatttttagattaaagttttttattaatttaattgttAACTTGAAATTACGcaattagttttaatttaatgGAGCTTTCATAAATTGTATGTCtatacttttattatttatttatttatctttctcTTCATGTCACTATAATTGTCTAGGGACTAGGGAGTTTGGCAATTATTTTCTTGATTCTCCCGGAAGATCTTTATATATAGTTTGCTTCTATTTCTAAAATTATGgcttccttttgtttttgttaggTATATATGATGATGACCCCCGAAAACGAATAaagat
It encodes:
- the LOC108850131 gene encoding exopolygalacturonase is translated as MSIVEMEFTIFHYLRVLFVFFALSSYSFVVRGDKSSLLIVDVRSFGARANDHRDHTKAFVAAWDKACKSSSSSVDLIIPRGEFHVGPIKFSGPCTNVSNLTVRVKGHLKASTDLSKYRSGGGWIEFGWINGLTLTGGGTLDGQGPLAWPFNNCTTDSHCKLLPTSLKFVGMNRTIVRRISSVNSKFFHIALVQCRDFKGTRLNITAPSDSPNTDGIHIERSSNVYFSRSHIATGDDCVSIGQGNSQITITSIICGPGHGISVGSLGRYPNEKDVKGLVVRDCKMSGTTNGIRIKTWADSPGLSSATNMTFQNIIMNNVTNPIIIDQSYCPFSSCSSNVPSKVKLSEIYFKNIRGTSSSKVAVQLHCSEGMPCKKVYLENVHLYLASSYSSGGGSGKQESSNGGSEAVSSSCRYVRAKYIGSQSPPPCH
- the LOC108848562 gene encoding probable purine permease 22, with translation MDRSQELYANGDQNLEANLIEATESSSSSSVSETKNYKRWIRLSIYVFFVLFCQPLATILGRLYYENGGESTYVVTLLPLIGFPVLILFNFFSNLRQQPKSTDTDFNQSPSFTTLVSVYMCTGLLLSAYAYLYAIGLLYLPVSTFSLILASQLAFTAFFSYFLNSQKFTPFIVNSLFLLTVSSALLVVDTESQDTTHVSRVQYVIGFICTIGASAGIGLLLSLIQLLFRKVFKEHTSSVVMDLTIYQSLVASCVVLIGLFASGEWRTLPSEMRNYKLGQVSYVVTLASAAISWQVYTVGLVGLIFESSSVFSNSITAVGLPIVPVIAVIVFHDEMEASKIFSIVLAIWGFLSFVYQHYLDEKKLKKTCNTDPVEDDGIQTW
- the LOC108848563 gene encoding LOW QUALITY PROTEIN: uncharacterized protein LOC108848563 (The sequence of the model RefSeq protein was modified relative to this genomic sequence to represent the inferred CDS: deleted 2 bases in 1 codon) — translated: MEEHHCCIYSKMLSKCTFGSFLIISSIFLTVCRRVVYVLYRCGKPFPKGPSPSSFTTLIVLGSGGHTAEMLSLVSVMRMDRYTPRFYIAAATDNMSLHKARSFEHSLPHKPAVKEASLRFTQIYRSREVGQSYVTSVWTTILAIFHALWLMIRIRPQVILCNGPGTCIPLCVIAFLFKVLGIRWSSIFYVESVARVKKLSLSGLLLYKLRIADHFFVQWSHLQKNYPRAHYVGCLM